The window AATCCGGAACGCCTCCATGGCGACCTCCTGCGGATGGGTGTCGCCATCGCCGCCCATGCGCCCCTCACCGCCAGAGTCGGAAAACCAGGTTCAGCACCAGCGTGAGCAGCAAGCTCAACAGGATCGAGGTGGCCAGCGGGAAGAAGAACACGAAATTCCCCCTCTGGATCAGGATGTCC is drawn from Thermoflexus hugenholtzii and contains these coding sequences:
- a CDS encoding DUF2905 domain-containing protein — translated: MPFQEFGRWFILIGLFFLAFGFLFLLIGRVPGLGRLPGDILIQRGNFVFFFPLATSILLSLLLTLVLNLVFRLWR